Proteins co-encoded in one Aethina tumida isolate Nest 87 chromosome 7, icAetTumi1.1, whole genome shotgun sequence genomic window:
- the LOC109606203 gene encoding juvenile hormone epoxide hydrolase 2, giving the protein MMMIMADNTKIVYAAGSAFVVGILSYYGILCATILAVIVGVSVYKVRSLLEIPEVPKLEEKWWGPRDPKQEDTSIEEFKIQVSDDTLNDLKDRLERTRQFTPSLEKTTQEYGINANLVKDIVQFWKNGYNWKEREIFLNQYSHYKVSIQGLKIHYVHVKPTNTEGKKVLPLMLVHGWPGSIREFYGIIPLLTTPQDNRDFVFELIIPSLPGFGFSEATSKPGLGPTQMAVVLKNLMKRVGFNRFYIQGGDWGSVIVQSMAILFPENVIGVHSNMPFSTTLRAKFLIMLGMIFPKLVVEDKYRSRMYPLKYNYEETGYQHIQGTKPDTVGFGLTDSPAGLAAYILEKFSTWTHPDMNKREEAGLKDKFTYTDLLDNIMIYWINGNITSSMRIYKEYFSAVIPGFNKLPITVPSGVARYSQEIMHHPDFVLKDKWPNIVHSSDLDGGHFAAFENPELLSKEICEFVAKAEVCKKKLD; this is encoded by the exons ATGATGATGATTATGGCGGACAATACTAAAATTGTATACGCCGCAGGTTCTGCCTTTGTAGTGGGAATTCTATCCTATTATGGGATTTTGTGCGCAACTATTTTAGCTGTGATCGTAGGCGTGAGTGTTTATAAAGTTAGAAGTTTGTTGGAGATTCCCGAAGTACCGAAACTGGAAGAAAAGTGGTGGGGACCCAGGGATCCGAAGCAAGAGGATACATCGATAGaagaattcaaaattcaagtttCAGATGAT ACTCTAAACGATTTGAAAGATCGATTGGAAAGAACCAGACAATTTACTCCATCATTAGAAAAAACCACGCAGGAATATGGTATTAATGCGAACCTCGTTAAGGACATTGTCCAGTTTTGGAAAAACGGATACAATTGGAAAGAACGTGAGATTTTCCTCAACCAGTATTCCCATTACAAAGTCAGCATACAAGGATTAAAAATCCATTATGTTCATGTTAAACCTACGAACACCGAAGGAAAGAAAGTCCTCCCTTTGATGCTTGTTCATGGATGGCCTGGTTCAATTAGAGAATTTTACGGAATAATTCCCTTACTGACCACTCCACAAGACAACAgagattttgtatttgaattaattattccttCACTGCctg gATTTGGGTTTTCCGAGGCAACATCAAAACCTGGTTTAGGTCCAACACAAATGGCAGTAGTCTTGAAAAATCTGATGAAACGAGTGGGATTCAATAGATTTTACATACAAGGCGGTGACTGGGGATCTGTGATTGTCCAAAGTATGGCCATACTCTTTCCAGAAAATGTTATCGGCGTACATTCTAATATGCCTTTCTCCACTACACTCAGagcaaaatttttgataatgttGGGTATGATTTTTCCAAAGCTTGTTGTTGAGGATAAGTATAGAAGCAGAATGtatccattaaaatataattatgaagagACTGGTTATCAGCACATTCAAGGAACTAAGCCTGACACAGTAG GTTTTGGACTAACCGATAGTCCCGCGGGATTAGCAGCTTATATTTTGGAGAAATTTTCAACTTGGACTCATCCTGATATGAACAAACGTGAGGAGGCGggattaaaagataaatttacctaTACCGATCTCCTGGATAACATAATGATTTATTGGATTAACGGAAACATAACATCTTCCATGAGAATTTACAAAGAATACTTTAGTGCAGTCATTCCAGGAttcaataa atTACCGATTACTGTTCCAAGTGGAGTAGCTAGATATTCTCAAGAAATAATGCATCATCCAGATTTTGTTCTCAAGGATAAATGGCCAAATATAGTTCACTCTTCGGACTTGGACGGGGGGCACTTTGCAGCTTTTGAGAATCCCGAACTTTTGTCTAAAGAGATATGCGAATTCGTAGCCAAAGCAGAAGTTTGCAAAAAGAAACTTGATTGA
- the LOC109606206 gene encoding DNA polymerase delta catalytic subunit — protein sequence MATQKRKNDYPSAASKKFKNDTFLRPPVGKLDPGQTLIFQELELDFYIGNVYMGMPGAQTGMVPIMRMFGVNKEGNSVCCHIHGFSPYFYVNLPDSFKESELGAFKNKLNDALLADIRGGNKENISEACLMVEIIKGKSLVEYTGEDDMTFAKITVALPKFIPAAKRLLTTQIVYEPLQNHVFSIFEANVDIETRFMVDRNILGCCWIEIPGNKWHLRTETSTFPITSRCQIEIDVSFEDFIAHDPEDGDWAAVAPFRIHSFDIECAGRKGVFPEPNVDPIIQIANVVKLHGQEDDVVARNVFTLKSCAPIGHAEVRSFDKEEDMLNAWADFLRDIDPDILTGYNINNFDFPFLLDRAKHLKLSQFDYLSRILNVKSVVKETVTQTKIGKRTYKTINFEGRVPYDMYLIMKRDFKLRSYTLNSVCTEILSEQKEDVHYSIITDLQNGDEQTRRRLAVYCLKDAELPLRLLRAVQSFTNDVEMARVTGVPITSLITKGEQVKVVAQLLRHARQHNYFMPTHQGAPSSEQYEGATVIEPIRGYYTEPIATLDFSSLYPSIMIAHNLCYTTLLREPMRQKLGLTSDQVTHTPADCMFVKSTVRPGLLPHILQHLLGARKKAKALLKNETDPMMKTVLNGRQLAYKISANSVYGFTGAQVGKLPCLEISGSVTAYGRTMIEKTKQEVEQHYRIENGYKNDAKVIYGDTDSVMVNFKAKTLEESMQLGREAAELISAKFIKPIKLEFEKVYCPYLLINKKRYAGLYFTNPEKYDKMDCKGIETVRRDNCTLVVDVINTCLQKLLIDKDPDGAVSYTKLVIADLLQNNVDISKLVITKELTKNDYAAKQAHVELAKKMTKRDPGNAPKLGDRIPYVIVAGAKNAKAFEKAEDPIYVLENNIPIDATYYLENQISKPLIRIFEPVLGDNTESILLRGEHTRSKAKVTSKVGALAAFTQKKETCIGCKSVLSKDYEKEAVCAYCKPKEASIYQQELSHHRMLEDRFAELFTECQRCQGSLHEEILCTSRDCPIFYIRKKVQVELQATKNKIARFGEPIIEEDLF from the exons atggcAACACAGAAACGTAAAAACGATTATCCTAGCGCAGCCTCGAAGAAATTCAA AAATGATACCTTTTTACGTCCTCCAGTGGGCAAATTGGACCCCGGTCAAACCCTCATATTTCAAGAATTGGAACTGGACTTTTACATTGGAAATGTCTACATGGGTATGCCAGGTGCACAGACTGGTATGGTACCAATTATGAGGATGTTCGGAGTGAATAAGGAAGGAAACAGTGTCTGCTGCCATATCCACGGATTTTCGCcttatttttatgtgaacTTGCCAGATTCTTTCAAAGAGTCAGAGCTGGGAGCTTTTAAA AACAAATTGAATGATGCTCTACTTGCTGACATTAGAGGAggcaataaagaaaatatatctgAAGCTTGTTTGATGGTTGAGATTATTAAGGGCAAATCATTGGTAGAATACACTGGAGAAGACGATATGACCTTTGCCAAGATAACTGTGGCTCTTCCTAAGTTTATACCAGCTGCCAAAAGGCTGCTGACTACACAAATTGTATATGAACCTTTGCAGAATCATGTGTTCTCTATATTTGAAGCCAATGTGGACATTGAAACAAG ATTTATGGTGGACCGAAACATTCTGGGTTGCTGTTGGATAGAAATTCCCGGAAACAAATGGCATCTGAGGACGGAAACCTCCACATTCCCTATCACCTCGCGCTGTCAAATCGAAATCGACGTGTCGTTCGAAGACTTCATCGCCCACGATCCCGAGGATGGCGACTGGGCGGCGGTGGCACCCTTCCGCATTCACAGCTTCGATATCGAATGCGCCGGCCGCAAGGGCGTCTTCCCTGAACCGAATGTCGATCCGATCATCCAAATAGCTAACGTCGTCAAGCTCCATGGCCAAGAGGACGATGTGGTCGCCAGGAATGTGTTCACGTTGAAGTCCTGCGCGCCCATCGGACACGCGGAGGTCAGGAGCTTTGACAAGGAGGAGGATATGTTAAATGCCTGGGCAGATTTCTTGCGGGACATCGATCCTGACATTTTGACGGGGTAcaacatcaataattttgattttccgTTCCTTTTGGACAGAGCAAAACATCTTAAGTTGTCACAGTTTGATTATTTGAGcagaattttaaatgtgaa GTCAGTTGTGAAGGAAACAGTCACCCAAACGAAAATTGGTAAGAGAacatacaaaacaattaactTTGAAGGCAGAGTACCTTATGATATGTACCTGATCATGAAAAGGGATTTCAAACTCAGGTCATACACATTAAACAGCGTCTGTACTGAAATTTTGAGTGAACAAAAGGAAGATGTACATTATAGTATTATTACGGACCTTCAAAACGGCGATGAACAAACCCGAAGGAG ATTGGCGGTTTATTGCCTGAAAGACGCCGAATTGCCCCTAAGATTATTGCGAGCTGTTCAAAGTTTTACCAATGATGTGGAAATGGCCAGAGTAACAGGCGTCCCCATTACCAGTTTAATCACCAAAGGAGAACAAGTCAAAGTTGTCGCCCAACTGTTACGACAC gcTCGGCAACATAATTACTTCATGCCAACACACCAAGGTGCACCAAGCTCTGAACAATATGAAGGCGCAACAGTCATAGAACCCATCAGAGGCTACTACACAGAACCAATAGCTACTCTCGATTTCAGTTCGCTGTATCCCAGTATCATGATAGCACACAACCTGTGCTACACCACCCTACTTAGGGAGCCCATGAGGCAAAAACTGGG tttGACGAGCGACCAAGTAACTCACACGCCGGCCGACTGTATGTTTGTCAAGTCCACCGTGAGGCCAGGGTTGTTACCACACATCTTGCAGCATTTATTGGGCGCCAGAAAGAAGGCGAAGGCACTTCTTAAAAACGAGACTGATCCGATGATGAAGACGGTGTTGAACGGTCGACAGTTGGCTTATAAAATATCGGCCAATTCTGTCTACGGTTTTACCGGAGCACAAGTGGGAAAGTTACCCTGTTTGGAGATTTCAGGC AGTGTGACAGCATACGGTCGTACAATGATAGAAAAAACAAAGCAAGAGGTTGAGCAACACTACCGCATAGAAAACGGCTACAAAAATGATGCCAAAGTAATTTACGGTGATACGGATTCTGTGATGGTTAATTTTAAGGCAAAAACTCTGGAAGAAAGTATGCAACTAGGTCGAGAAGCCGCTGAATTGATCAgtgctaaatttataaaaccaaTTAAGCTAGAATTTGAAAAG gtgTACTGTCCGTATttgttgattaataaaaaacgttaTGCTGGTCTTTACTTTACCAATCCAGAAAAATACGATAAAATGGACTGTAAAGGTATTGAAACTGTCAGAAGAGATAACTGCACCTTAGTTGTTGATGTTATTAATACATGTCTACAAAAATTGCTAATTGACAA ggACCCAGATGGTGCAGTCAGTTATACTAAGTTGGTGATTGCTGATTTGCTACAAAACAACGTGGACATTTCCAAATTAGTTATAACCAAAGAATTAACAAAGAACGATTATGCAGCTAAACAGGCTCACGTGGAATTAGCTAAGAAAATGACTAAAAGAGATCCAGGAAATGCGCCAAAACTTGGTGACAGAATACCTTATGTAATAGTAGCTGGAGCCAAAAACGCCAAAGCTTTTGAAAAAGCTGAa gATCCAATTTATGTGTTGGAGAATAACATACCAATTGACGCCACGTATTATTTGGAGAACCAAATTTCTAAACCTCTTATCAGGATTTTCGAACCAGTTTTGGGTGACAACACCGAATCTATTCTGTTGC GTGGAGAACATACGAGGAGCAAGGCGAAAGTGACATCAAAGGTGGGAGCCTTGGCTGCCTTCACccaaaaaaaagaaacttgCATAGGTTGTAAGTCTGTTTTGTCCAAAGATTATGAAAAAGAAGCGGTTTGTGCCTATTGCAAACCTAAAGAGGCGTCAATATACCAACAAGAGCTCAGCCATCACCGGATGTTGGAAGACAGATTTGCTGAACTTTTTACAGAATGCCAAAGATGCCAAGGTTCACTTCACGAGGAAATTTTGTGTACCAGCAGAGATTGTCCCATTTTCTACATTAGAAAGAAAGTGCAGGTTGAGTTGCAGGCcaccaaaaacaaaattgctaGATTTGGAGAGCCCATAATTGAAGAGGATTTGTTTTAA